The Rhipicephalus sanguineus isolate Rsan-2018 chromosome 10, BIME_Rsan_1.4, whole genome shotgun sequence genome segment CACTGGTCTGTCTCTGCCTCAGCTCTCTTCTCATGAAGTCCATGGGCCTGCGGTTCGACCTCTCCGCTCAGCACATCGCTACCCGCTGGTCGGCTCTTGCAGCAGATCAGTCGCAACACCAGGAAGCAGTGATAGTTCCTTCGTGAGAGCCTGATATACATTATCTGGTGGCCACAGATGAAGTATCAACGTGGTTATAAACTCAGAATGGTCGTTTCGCGCCATGGCGTGAAGCGTCGTAGTAATTTAGGATAATCTATGTTATATTTAGGAGTGAATCGCAaccacctaccctctcctacagaCGCGATCTTGACCACGGCACATGAATGGTCTGGAGCCAAATAGAGCAATCTTTCTGTACACAGTTGCTTCCTACCTGCAAGAGGAAACACAGATGAGATTGATATTTGTGATCGTGCCCTGGTCTAAGCCATCAGAAAAAATATGCGAGTAACTTTTACTTACAAATTTATCTTTACGGCTGAGTCTCACACTATGTTAGCTGCCGAGTTTTCTGTCATATGcctcagttttattgcgatagcagttatatagaTGCCCTACGCGCATTGCCTTTGCATCCCAATCGGCATCGACGCCAAGTGCCGTATCAAGTCCAAGGGAGGTAACATAATCCCGCACATTGCATGCTTAGTTTGCGTGGAAAAGCGCGCTAATGCAACCGACGATCACGGCAAAAGAACGGAGATGAATGGTGCTGGAAGTCGTCGGTCCCGTTAACGGCTATAGGTTGTCCTTACCGAGGAAAGGGGGCGGGGCTCCGGCAGCAACTACGTACTTTCAGCGACCGGGCATGGTCTTGCGTGCTTCATGCAGACAGAGATAAGCAGACCGCTCATACCTTTTTACAAACTGTATTCCCAccgctcagtttgcgttgaagtcacagagagcacgaaggtcgttTCGCTCGCCGCCAATTGCCCTTTTCCatatgccagcgttttgttgagttactcCAGCTCGATTGCTAAAGGCGTTAGCTTTGAGACAGTTTGTATAGCGTCCCAATTTGTCATCATAAATTTTTTGCTTCGCTCTTTCGCCGCAGCTGTCCCATTTTTTTGCACAACCGAGATTCTCACACGTAACAATCTTGCCGGACGAGGCAAGATCAGCAGCACATCGGCTGCTTTCTGGATTGGCGACATCATGGGCCCATAGGACAGCATAGGACTGTCGGTTCCGAAGCGGCTCGTCGTTGACAGTTTTGATGGGGTACAAGGAATTCCATACTTCAAGCAAATCCAAATGGCGCTTCCGACACATAGCGGACAGCCACAACTAGTTATTCAATTGCGCTCTGGAACGAAGCAAATTAGGCACCATAGGAGGAAGCGTGAGCAACAAATCACATCATGCAAATATAGCGAGTCCAACTAAGAAAATTTTTTCTGGTCTTCAATTATGTACATCATACATTACACTCCCGCAGCTGCTTTAGCAACCTGTTATCAGTAGCACATTAATATCGGTAATCTCACAGTGACGTAGCGGTAATTCATTGCGTGTAGTTATTAAAGGAATGAGTGGTTTAACTGTACCCTTGTCCGTGACAGTCATCCAGTCCGGGTGAAAGCGATAAAACTGTCCACGCAGTCGAACGTCACACCTGCCAGCGGGAAAACCAATGCGGCTTACAATAAGCACAAATAGAAACGGAGAACCAGATACCCTTACCTTCGACCGTGCAGTAAGAACGTTCTTTGGAAGTAAATCTCTGGTTCATATATAGACATCATTTTGTCGTACTCGCAGATTATATTTCCCATATTAGTGGTTTTTAACGTCCATATTTTCTCAGATGTGTTTACGAACTGAAAGCATAAACACGCACTAATATAATACAAAAATATTGCATTGGCTTTTCTCCTGCTTACGTAAGTTTAGTAAGTTTTGCAATCATTGAAAGCAGAAAGACGCGTCTGTGTCCCAAACGAAGAATACCGCTTTGGTGGTATGCACACTTAGAATCTTAGCACCTAACAACTGTTCATTCGAGCGGCTCATATATCTGCACAATTCGGTGC includes the following:
- the LOC119406994 gene encoding uncharacterized protein LOC119406994 isoform X1; its protein translation is MHENLLAGIFVLIACDTVLSTPTSPERRFCYDIKKFVNTSEKIWTLKTTNMGNIICEYDKMMSIYEPEIYFQRTFLLHGRRCDVRLRGQFYRFHPDWMTVTDKGRKQLCTERLLYLAPDHSCAVVKIASVGEGNEVRYDLRVRDSSIRERPQAECELRFTRAAKGRMVYHIYSSYCRQAYRTLR